In Myxococcus stipitatus, the following are encoded in one genomic region:
- a CDS encoding response regulator: protein MPKNLLVADDSLTIRKVIGMIFATEDFQVTAVDNGLDAISRSRELRPDVVLADVMMPGKSGYEVCEALKNDPATQGIPVMLLAGTFEAFDENRARAARADDHITKPFESQVLLDKVKALVGQKSNTLPASIATQVIRPAATPAVAPAPQAAPAAAPVGARPGVPQAPGARPPGAGMPPGAGAPRPPGPGMPPGPGMARPPGPGMPPPGAGAPRPPGPGMPPPGMARPPGPGMPPPGAGAPRPPGPGMPPPGMARPGVPPPPGAPAPGMPPRPGMPPGPGAPGMAARPGAPAPGMPGGLPRPPGATPLPPMPTAAPQPAARGRDPFGLGAPAGQSAAVAAQPAISIEDSLPDTSGAEEISLDIGGPATPVVAKPASPAGRPVSSDGGEALLREALSKASREVIEKIAWEVVPQLAETIIREELERLIKDRETQH, encoded by the coding sequence ATGCCCAAGAATCTGCTGGTCGCCGATGACTCGCTCACCATCCGCAAGGTGATCGGCATGATCTTCGCGACCGAGGACTTTCAGGTGACCGCGGTGGACAACGGGCTGGACGCCATCTCGCGCAGCCGCGAGCTGCGCCCGGACGTCGTCCTGGCCGACGTGATGATGCCGGGCAAGAGCGGCTACGAGGTCTGCGAGGCGCTCAAGAACGACCCGGCCACCCAGGGCATCCCGGTGATGCTGCTGGCGGGCACCTTCGAGGCCTTCGATGAGAACCGCGCCCGCGCCGCCCGCGCGGACGACCACATCACCAAGCCCTTCGAGAGCCAGGTCCTGCTGGACAAGGTGAAGGCCCTGGTGGGGCAGAAGTCCAACACCCTGCCGGCCTCCATCGCCACGCAGGTGATTCGTCCCGCGGCGACGCCTGCTGTCGCTCCGGCCCCGCAGGCTGCTCCCGCCGCGGCTCCCGTGGGCGCCCGTCCGGGTGTGCCGCAGGCGCCAGGCGCGCGTCCTCCCGGGGCGGGGATGCCTCCTGGCGCGGGTGCGCCGCGTCCTCCGGGGCCGGGCATGCCGCCGGGGCCGGGCATGGCGCGTCCTCCAGGGCCGGGCATGCCTCCTCCGGGCGCGGGTGCGCCGCGTCCTCCGGGGCCGGGCATGCCGCCGCCGGGCATGGCGCGTCCTCCGGGGCCGGGCATGCCTCCTCCGGGCGCGGGTGCGCCGCGTCCTCCGGGGCCGGGCATGCCGCCGCCGGGCATGGCGCGTCCGGGTGTACCGCCTCCGCCGGGGGCTCCGGCTCCGGGCATGCCTCCGCGCCCGGGGATGCCTCCGGGGCCTGGGGCTCCGGGAATGGCCGCGCGTCCGGGTGCTCCCGCGCCGGGAATGCCGGGGGGCCTGCCGCGTCCGCCGGGCGCCACGCCGCTTCCTCCCATGCCCACCGCCGCGCCGCAGCCCGCGGCCCGGGGCAGGGATCCCTTTGGCCTGGGTGCTCCCGCGGGGCAGTCCGCGGCGGTGGCCGCTCAGCCGGCCATCAGCATCGAGGACTCGCTGCCGGACACCAGCGGCGCCGAGGAGATCTCCCTCGACATCGGTGGGCCCGCGACGCCTGTTGTAGCGAAGCCCGCTTCGCCGGCGGGCCGCCCGGTATCCTCGGATGGGGGCGAGGCCCTCTTGCGCGAGGCGCTGTCGAAGGCCTCCCGCGAGGTCATCGAGAAGATTGCCTGGGAGGTCGTACCGCAGCTCGCGGAGACCATCATCCGTGAGGAGCTCGAGCGGCTCATCAAGGACCGAGAGACCCAGCACTGA
- a CDS encoding diguanylate cyclase has product MARILLVDDEKIARTLYGDYLTAVGHTVTAVATLQDARQALAADRFDAVVTDLILPGGDGMEVLRHVRERHPGVEVVVITALDKVDPAVRAIKSGAAEYLVKPVAPEALQHAVRRALTTRDLLQENASLRRHVALLEAGQRLATTLDREKLATATTSALEAMAAAGAVVLLERDANLGLRAQGTRGLPKGAEDTLVAWLRDQLLDARAPRALDVLDLPFERILTFPAVEGDAVLGHAVLFYANAQSADGASEAAGYLVRNWALALRNLGRFAAVEDLAYIDDLTRLFNTRYLHLVLDREVQDAVQTQRAFSLLFLDLDHFKSINDTHGHLVGSKLLVETARVVKGCVRDHDVVARFGGDEYVVMLRNTDSGGALKVAERIRRTMETHQFLAHEGLSLKLSTCIGVASFPEHARDKATLLDLSDRAMYRGKRGTRNVVYMAAQDLEAPPAERRQASTGT; this is encoded by the coding sequence ATGGCGCGCATCCTCCTCGTCGACGACGAAAAGATCGCCCGCACCCTCTACGGCGACTACCTCACGGCCGTCGGCCACACCGTCACGGCGGTGGCCACGCTTCAGGACGCTCGACAGGCGCTCGCGGCGGACCGCTTCGACGCGGTGGTGACGGACCTCATCCTCCCCGGCGGCGACGGCATGGAGGTCCTCCGGCACGTGAGGGAGCGGCACCCCGGCGTGGAGGTGGTCGTCATCACCGCGCTGGACAAGGTGGACCCCGCGGTGCGCGCCATCAAGAGCGGCGCGGCGGAGTATCTGGTCAAGCCCGTGGCCCCGGAGGCACTCCAACACGCGGTGCGCCGCGCGCTCACCACGCGCGACCTCCTGCAGGAGAACGCCTCGCTCCGCCGCCATGTCGCGCTGCTCGAGGCGGGACAGCGGCTGGCCACCACGTTGGACCGCGAGAAGCTGGCCACCGCCACCACGAGCGCGCTGGAGGCCATGGCCGCCGCGGGCGCCGTGGTCCTCCTGGAGCGCGACGCCAACCTGGGCCTGCGAGCCCAAGGCACCCGCGGACTTCCCAAGGGCGCCGAGGACACGCTGGTGGCGTGGTTGCGCGACCAGCTCCTGGACGCGAGGGCGCCTCGGGCGCTCGATGTCCTGGACCTGCCCTTCGAGCGCATCCTCACCTTCCCCGCCGTGGAGGGCGACGCGGTGCTGGGCCACGCGGTGCTCTTCTATGCGAACGCGCAGTCCGCCGATGGAGCCTCCGAGGCCGCGGGCTACCTGGTGCGCAACTGGGCACTGGCCCTGCGCAACCTGGGCCGGTTCGCGGCGGTGGAGGACCTGGCGTACATCGACGACCTGACGCGGCTGTTCAACACGCGATACCTGCACCTGGTGTTGGACCGCGAAGTCCAGGACGCCGTCCAGACCCAGCGAGCCTTCAGCCTCCTCTTCCTGGACCTGGACCACTTCAAGTCCATCAACGACACGCACGGCCACCTCGTCGGCTCCAAGCTGCTCGTCGAGACGGCGCGCGTGGTGAAGGGCTGCGTGAGAGACCACGACGTCGTGGCGCGCTTTGGCGGCGACGAGTACGTGGTGATGTTGCGCAACACCGACTCGGGCGGCGCGCTCAAGGTGGCCGAGCGCATCCGCCGCACCATGGAGACCCACCAGTTCCTCGCACACGAGGGACTGTCGCTGAAGCTCTCCACGTGTATCGGCGTGGCCAGCTTCCCGGAGCACGCGCGGGACAAGGCCACGCTGTTGGACCTGTCGGACCGGGCCATGTATCGCGGCAAGCGAGGCACCCGGAACGTCGTCTACATGGCGGCGCAGGACCTGGAAGCGCCACCGGCCGAGCGGCGCCAGGCCTCCACCGGCACTTGA
- a CDS encoding valine--tRNA ligase has protein sequence MTDTTELSKAYEPTEVEARRYAFWLERGYFRAEATSDKPAFSIVLPPPNVTGSLHIGHALTATIQDILTRWKRMSGFNALWLPGTDHAGIATQMVVEKELKKAEGKSRHDLGREAFLERVWTWKGKYGARIGEQHRYLGASLDWSRERFTMDEQSSAAVREVFVRLYEEGLMYRAQKLINWCPSCRTALSDLEVEHEEKAGTIWHIRYPIKDSDRTLTVATTRPETMLGDTAVAIHPDDERYQGLVGKFVVLPLSGREIPIIADAELVDPKFGTGVVKVTPAHDFNDYQTGLRHKLPMMSILDESARMTKDTGKYAGMDRFEARKAVLADLQEQGLLEKEEPHKLNVGTCQRSSTVVEPRLSPQWFVKIEPLARPAIEAVEQGRTKFVPESWTQTYFHWMRNIHDWCVSRQLWWGHQIPAYYCTSCSPRLGDDTDLPLDAPTVKVGGVDFARAEPVVARTAPEACAKCGGKSFIQDPDVLDTWFSSALWPFSTLGWPRDTAELKTFYPTSVMETGHDIIFFWVARMMMMGLHFMGDVPFHTVYLHAMVRDEKGDKMSKTKGNVIDPLDVILGAKPENLSATLKNKFPQGMPAFGADALRFTLASLTQQGRDIKLSMDRLAGYKAFCNKLWNASRFALMNMGEFQYDGRSPKDLPLTLADRWILSRLQRATRDAQASLETYSFAEAASTLYQFLWAELCDWYIELAKPALYGDDPAAKDTTRAVLVYALDRVLRLMHPFMPFITEEIWQKLPMSRPTESIMIASYPEPDLALLDEAAESEMAPVIAAIEGLRTIRGESNLPPATKLKAVVQSPDARTRELLERWRGYLLPLAGLSDVQVGPPGAKPPQAAAFVATNLEIYVPLAGLIDLDAERDRLRKEIARAEQEAASVLRKLENPNFVAKAPPDVVEKDRARVAELKERKAKLEDHLQRIAPEPSMPENLPSESSTSTEESVSPSEPAQVKVAPTKEEKGGVDLGQELKGELGDEGRVPEEDPQVQAALEKLREGTKEGLSPSDHHDLGVAYMSMGLVDDAMREFGKAKEGGDAREVPAGSAAPSKSERPAKKKTKPVVAEAAESPATVTKAAAKKASAEDSGAAATKAEAAVAETPAKSGGGAKSSGKAAAKLGAGAKASGNVTTTAGAGAKAGGKGATTAGAGAKAGGKGAATAGAGAKAGGKSATKSGAGAKAGGKGAAKLGAGAKAGGKGAAKLGAGAKAGSKSAMKSGAGAKGSAKKGAGTKAGGKASAKKAAGKASSGKAVAKKFGAKGAAKKAPVKVGKKAGGKAPAKKVSARKAAAKKVTRAKPSARAKARR, from the coding sequence ATGACCGATACGACCGAACTGTCCAAGGCCTACGAGCCCACCGAGGTCGAGGCCCGCCGCTACGCCTTCTGGCTGGAGCGCGGCTACTTCCGCGCCGAGGCGACCTCCGACAAGCCCGCGTTCTCCATCGTCCTGCCGCCGCCCAACGTGACGGGCAGCCTGCACATTGGCCACGCGCTCACCGCGACCATCCAGGACATCCTCACCCGCTGGAAGCGGATGAGCGGCTTCAACGCCCTCTGGCTCCCCGGCACGGACCACGCCGGCATCGCCACGCAGATGGTGGTGGAGAAGGAGCTGAAGAAGGCCGAAGGCAAGAGCCGCCACGACCTGGGCCGCGAGGCGTTCCTCGAGCGCGTCTGGACGTGGAAGGGCAAGTACGGCGCGCGCATCGGTGAGCAGCACCGCTACCTGGGGGCGTCGCTGGACTGGAGCCGCGAGCGCTTCACGATGGACGAGCAGTCCTCCGCCGCGGTGCGAGAGGTCTTCGTCCGGCTGTACGAAGAGGGCCTGATGTACCGGGCCCAGAAGCTCATCAACTGGTGCCCCTCCTGCCGCACGGCGCTGAGCGACCTGGAGGTCGAGCACGAGGAGAAGGCCGGCACCATCTGGCACATCCGCTATCCCATCAAGGACAGCGACCGCACGCTCACCGTGGCGACGACGCGCCCGGAGACGATGCTGGGCGACACCGCGGTGGCCATCCACCCCGACGACGAGCGCTACCAGGGGCTCGTGGGCAAGTTCGTGGTGTTGCCGCTGTCGGGCCGTGAGATTCCCATCATCGCGGACGCGGAGCTGGTGGACCCGAAGTTCGGCACGGGCGTGGTGAAGGTGACGCCCGCGCACGACTTCAACGACTACCAGACGGGCCTGCGCCACAAGCTGCCGATGATGTCCATCCTGGACGAGTCGGCGCGGATGACGAAGGACACTGGCAAGTACGCCGGCATGGACCGCTTCGAGGCGCGCAAGGCGGTGCTCGCGGACCTGCAGGAGCAGGGGCTCCTGGAGAAAGAGGAGCCGCACAAGTTGAACGTGGGCACCTGCCAGCGCTCCAGCACGGTGGTGGAGCCGCGGCTGTCTCCGCAGTGGTTCGTGAAGATCGAGCCGCTCGCGCGCCCGGCGATTGAAGCGGTGGAGCAGGGCCGCACGAAGTTCGTCCCCGAGTCGTGGACGCAGACGTACTTCCACTGGATGCGCAACATCCACGACTGGTGCGTCAGCCGCCAGCTGTGGTGGGGCCACCAGATTCCCGCGTACTACTGCACGTCCTGCAGCCCTCGGTTGGGGGATGACACGGACCTGCCGCTGGATGCCCCGACGGTGAAGGTGGGCGGCGTGGACTTCGCTCGCGCGGAGCCCGTGGTCGCGCGCACCGCGCCCGAGGCGTGTGCGAAGTGCGGCGGCAAGAGCTTCATCCAGGACCCGGACGTGCTGGACACGTGGTTCTCGTCCGCGCTCTGGCCGTTCTCGACGTTGGGCTGGCCCCGCGACACGGCGGAGCTGAAGACCTTCTACCCGACGTCCGTCATGGAGACGGGCCACGACATCATCTTCTTCTGGGTCGCCCGGATGATGATGATGGGCCTGCACTTCATGGGGGATGTGCCCTTCCACACCGTCTACCTGCACGCGATGGTGCGAGACGAGAAGGGCGACAAGATGTCCAAGACGAAGGGGAACGTCATCGACCCCTTGGACGTCATCCTCGGCGCGAAGCCGGAGAACCTCTCCGCGACGCTGAAGAACAAGTTCCCGCAGGGCATGCCCGCCTTCGGCGCGGACGCGCTGCGCTTCACGTTGGCGTCGCTCACGCAGCAGGGCCGCGACATCAAGCTGTCGATGGACCGGCTCGCCGGCTACAAGGCGTTCTGCAACAAGCTGTGGAACGCCAGCCGCTTCGCCCTGATGAACATGGGCGAGTTCCAGTACGACGGGCGCTCGCCGAAGGACCTTCCGCTCACGCTGGCGGACCGGTGGATTCTCTCCCGGCTCCAGCGCGCGACGCGGGATGCGCAGGCGTCGCTGGAGACGTACAGCTTCGCGGAGGCCGCCTCCACGCTGTACCAGTTCCTCTGGGCGGAGCTCTGCGATTGGTACATCGAGCTGGCCAAGCCCGCCCTCTACGGTGACGACCCGGCGGCGAAGGACACCACGCGCGCGGTGTTGGTGTACGCGCTGGACCGCGTGCTGCGGCTGATGCACCCGTTCATGCCCTTCATCACCGAGGAGATCTGGCAGAAGCTGCCGATGTCCCGGCCGACGGAGAGCATCATGATTGCTTCGTACCCGGAGCCGGACCTGGCGCTCCTGGACGAGGCGGCTGAGTCCGAGATGGCGCCGGTCATCGCGGCCATCGAGGGGCTTCGCACCATCCGTGGCGAGAGCAACCTGCCGCCCGCGACCAAGCTGAAGGCGGTGGTGCAGAGCCCGGACGCTCGCACGCGGGAACTCCTGGAGCGCTGGCGGGGATACCTGCTGCCGCTCGCGGGTCTGTCCGACGTGCAGGTGGGCCCGCCGGGGGCGAAGCCTCCGCAGGCCGCCGCGTTCGTGGCGACGAACCTGGAGATCTACGTTCCGCTCGCGGGGCTCATCGACCTGGACGCGGAGCGGGACCGGTTGCGCAAGGAGATTGCTCGCGCCGAGCAGGAAGCGGCCAGCGTGTTGCGCAAGCTGGAGAACCCCAATTTCGTGGCCAAGGCTCCGCCCGACGTGGTGGAAAAGGACCGCGCTCGGGTGGCGGAGTTGAAAGAGCGCAAGGCCAAGCTCGAAGATCACCTGCAGCGGATCGCCCCGGAGCCCTCCATGCCCGAGAACCTGCCGTCCGAGAGCAGCACGTCCACCGAGGAGAGTGTCTCCCCCTCCGAACCGGCCCAGGTGAAGGTCGCCCCGACGAAGGAAGAAAAGGGCGGCGTTGACCTGGGCCAGGAACTCAAGGGTGAGCTGGGAGACGAGGGGCGCGTGCCCGAGGAGGACCCGCAGGTCCAGGCCGCGCTCGAGAAGCTGAGGGAAGGGACGAAGGAGGGGCTGTCTCCCTCGGACCACCATGACCTGGGCGTGGCGTACATGAGCATGGGGCTCGTGGACGACGCGATGCGCGAGTTCGGCAAGGCGAAGGAGGGCGGAGACGCCCGCGAGGTTCCCGCCGGAAGCGCCGCGCCGTCCAAGTCCGAGCGTCCCGCCAAGAAGAAGACGAAGCCGGTGGTTGCCGAGGCCGCTGAGTCGCCCGCGACGGTGACGAAGGCTGCCGCGAAGAAGGCTTCCGCCGAGGACTCCGGTGCCGCGGCCACGAAGGCCGAAGCGGCGGTTGCCGAGACCCCCGCGAAGTCGGGCGGCGGCGCGAAGTCCAGTGGCAAGGCTGCTGCGAAGCTGGGCGCCGGCGCGAAGGCGAGTGGCAATGTCACCACGACGGCGGGCGCCGGTGCGAAGGCCGGTGGCAAGGGCGCCACGACGGCGGGGGCTGGCGCGAAGGCCGGTGGCAAGGGCGCTGCGACGGCGGGTGCCGGTGCGAAGGCCGGTGGCAAGAGCGCCACGAAGTCGGGTGCCGGCGCGAAGGCCGGTGGCAAGGGCGCTGCGAAGCTGGGCGCTGGCGCGAAGGCCGGTGGCAAGGGCGCTGCGAAGCTGGGCGCTGGCGCGAAGGCCGGAAGCAAGTCCGCCATGAAGTCGGGCGCCGGTGCGAAGGGCTCCGCGAAGAAGGGCGCTGGCACGAAGGCGGGCGGCAAGGCCTCGGCGAAGAAGGCGGCCGGGAAGGCCTCCAGCGGCAAGGCGGTTGCGAAGAAGTTTGGCGCCAAGGGCGCGGCGAAGAAGGCCCCCGTGAAGGTGGGCAAGAAGGCCGGCGGCAAGGCTCCAGCGAAGAAGGTCTCCGCGCGGAAGGCGGCGGCGAAGAAGGTCACCCGGGCGAAGCCCTCGGCACGGGCGAAGGCCCGGCGGTAG
- the sinM gene encoding signal integration modulator SinM, whose product MRLALLFVLVLGVACSSDRPPKQGEPDASGPVDSGSPPDGGPQEDGGGDTGDGGSDGGGGTPEDGGTSEDGGTGEQDAGSCEPPTSVRETLLVPGLNTPRRLAVDSTDVYISESHSLRPLPVDGDGQLLRLPRAGGDVVSVAKGFRSPDAIAVDAKNIYVLDQVGLWRVDKATGERGTVPIEASVNNVITGGTDVRVAQLNGRGVVVVATGARRLVRVDTTGATPSSVVLFEGPPGTQVRGARVDGMEVWFLVTGGGEPGLYRAALDESTPPQRVDPSITSGTSLELTPTHLLITEGGGGAGRVLKLSRAGGDSARVLAEGLQGPMFPVELNGAVYFKESVASGPDFLRRVRGCPPGITDAVGPDGTGPGGLIVDGNTLLYTSQESGTRGAVGRVP is encoded by the coding sequence ATGAGACTCGCGCTCCTGTTCGTCCTGGTGCTGGGTGTGGCGTGTTCCTCGGACAGGCCCCCCAAACAGGGCGAACCGGACGCGAGTGGCCCGGTGGACTCGGGCTCCCCCCCGGATGGCGGACCGCAGGAGGACGGCGGAGGCGACACGGGGGATGGTGGCTCGGACGGCGGCGGTGGAACCCCGGAAGACGGTGGCACGTCCGAGGACGGCGGCACCGGAGAACAAGACGCCGGGAGCTGTGAGCCGCCCACGTCGGTGCGAGAGACGCTCCTCGTTCCCGGCCTGAACACCCCGAGGCGGCTCGCGGTGGACTCGACGGACGTCTACATCTCCGAGTCCCATTCGCTGCGGCCGTTGCCGGTCGACGGAGACGGGCAGTTGCTCCGGCTGCCTCGCGCGGGGGGAGACGTGGTCTCCGTCGCCAAGGGCTTCCGCTCACCGGATGCCATCGCCGTGGATGCGAAGAACATCTACGTGCTGGACCAGGTGGGACTGTGGCGGGTGGACAAGGCCACGGGTGAGCGCGGGACGGTGCCCATCGAGGCGTCGGTGAACAACGTCATCACGGGAGGCACGGATGTCCGCGTCGCCCAGCTGAACGGCCGAGGTGTCGTCGTGGTCGCGACGGGCGCGCGGCGGCTCGTCCGGGTCGACACGACGGGGGCCACCCCTTCATCCGTCGTGCTCTTCGAGGGCCCTCCCGGTACCCAGGTCCGAGGCGCCCGCGTCGACGGGATGGAGGTCTGGTTCCTCGTCACAGGGGGAGGAGAGCCCGGGCTCTATCGCGCCGCGCTGGACGAAAGCACCCCGCCCCAACGCGTGGACCCGAGCATCACCTCGGGCACGTCGCTGGAGCTCACGCCCACGCACCTCCTCATCACCGAAGGCGGCGGTGGCGCTGGCCGCGTCCTCAAGCTGTCTCGAGCGGGAGGCGATTCGGCACGGGTGCTCGCCGAGGGCCTGCAAGGCCCCATGTTCCCGGTGGAGCTGAACGGCGCGGTCTACTTCAAGGAGTCCGTGGCCAGCGGCCCGGACTTCCTGCGCCGCGTCCGAGGCTGCCCTCCCGGCATCACCGACGCGGTGGGGCCCGACGGCACGGGGCCCGGTGGGCTCATCGTGGATGGAAACACCCTGCTCTACACGTCGCAGGAGAGCGGCACTCGCGGCGCCGTGGGCCGCGTCCCCTGA
- a CDS encoding demethoxyubiquinone hydroxylase family protein codes for MPQTDPFHSIVPRKLTDTELARAIRLNIEAELDAINLYAAHIDATDNEEAKAVLRHVMDEEREHAALFWQLIARLDPEQAQHAQEAVEKFKLIISGAPHESVEAVGKEGGSTEVMEPGLAKRLTVGNMRP; via the coding sequence ATGCCGCAGACCGACCCGTTCCACTCCATCGTTCCCCGGAAGCTGACCGACACGGAGCTCGCGCGCGCCATCCGGCTCAACATCGAGGCGGAGCTGGACGCCATCAACCTCTACGCCGCCCACATCGACGCCACCGACAACGAGGAGGCCAAGGCCGTCCTCCGCCACGTCATGGACGAGGAGCGCGAGCACGCGGCCCTCTTCTGGCAACTCATCGCCCGGTTGGATCCGGAGCAGGCCCAGCACGCGCAGGAGGCGGTGGAGAAGTTCAAGCTCATCATTTCGGGCGCCCCGCACGAGTCCGTGGAGGCGGTGGGCAAGGAGGGCGGGAGCACCGAGGTGATGGAGCCTGGCCTCGCCAAGCGCCTCACCGTGGGGAACATGCGGCCCTGA
- a CDS encoding chemotaxis protein CheW — MSPFESGRRLCLLVEAGETHYAVEATSVMEVAMPGAHGSSLRGVLEVKDLSALLGGAPEPEAGMVVVLDVSPTLAVRVRSVVEVADVARAPFFLLPPGLADSLAPLSRGAVLHKERLYLELIAEALPHRVGPRTAPAPPRPVHWAESVPERALVFESQGRLFGVPLAFVSQVVARGDAFSVLPVQSGPVAGIFPHAQVLWPICSVPALLGAPALAEPFFLLAELAGRNVGLTATRVLGVLQRFEPDETAGTFRVPGLPEPVLFLDLQRMFS; from the coding sequence GTGTCGCCCTTTGAAAGCGGTCGCCGACTCTGCTTGCTCGTGGAAGCCGGGGAGACCCATTACGCCGTGGAAGCCACGTCCGTCATGGAAGTGGCGATGCCAGGTGCGCATGGGAGCAGCCTGCGAGGCGTGCTCGAAGTGAAGGACCTGTCCGCGTTGCTCGGCGGTGCGCCGGAGCCGGAAGCGGGCATGGTGGTGGTGCTGGATGTGAGCCCCACGCTCGCGGTGAGGGTGCGCTCGGTGGTGGAGGTGGCGGACGTGGCGCGCGCGCCGTTCTTCCTGTTGCCTCCGGGGTTGGCGGACTCATTGGCTCCGCTGAGCCGCGGGGCGGTGCTCCACAAGGAGCGGCTGTACCTGGAGCTCATCGCGGAGGCGCTGCCACATCGCGTGGGGCCTCGCACCGCGCCTGCACCCCCGCGTCCCGTGCACTGGGCCGAGTCCGTGCCCGAGCGGGCGCTCGTCTTCGAGTCCCAGGGGCGCCTGTTCGGAGTCCCCCTGGCCTTCGTGTCCCAGGTGGTGGCGCGGGGGGATGCCTTCAGCGTCCTGCCCGTGCAGAGCGGACCGGTGGCGGGTATCTTTCCCCATGCTCAGGTCCTGTGGCCCATCTGCTCCGTCCCCGCCCTCCTGGGGGCGCCCGCGCTGGCGGAGCCCTTCTTCCTCCTGGCGGAGCTGGCGGGGAGGAACGTGGGGCTGACGGCCACGCGGGTGCTTGGCGTCCTCCAGCGCTTCGAGCCGGACGAGACGGCCGGCACCTTTCGGGTTCCAGGTCTGCCGGAGCCTGTGCTGTTCCTGGACCTGCAGCGCATGTTTTCTTGA
- the sinK gene encoding hybrid histidine protein kinase/response regulator SinK: METPAPLAQLLQALDAGDVPAARAAAAALQRSGLHATQLAAEVLHELRQPLLGVKAYAQLLAEDGGSTGPLRLLMAQVERMEQIVSDFIRLASERPAPQQRLSLAAPIWAAAKLFSVNPDSARMSLEVEAPEDIFVQGNARLIEQLTLNLLNNARDAMSGRGRVKVVLTVEGSAPVLYVADWGPGIPDELREKIFEPYVTASKRGTGLGLSVCRRIAQEHDARIDLAPQGALRDVPPPATVFRVLFPASGVAPGRRKRLLVVDDETIIRMVFRDLMGKECEVIEAASGEEALDLLRDAPVDLIVTDKNLPGLSGLELAQQARRLSASSRVILMTGYPSLVTTQQALELGVVDYLLKPFDDIREVRSLIRSTLAAPPPQPSVVAQVKRVDVLEDNPATAAQIVEALELAGLEARVLPTSELIALEPPAGVVVSWDFTPAYGRKALELGKALAQGAPFVVLAEHLTMETALESLRAGAAACLPKLLSDTTALSRELTRAFKKGVP; encoded by the coding sequence ATGGAGACTCCCGCGCCGCTCGCCCAACTGCTCCAGGCCCTGGACGCGGGGGACGTGCCAGCCGCGCGCGCGGCCGCGGCGGCGCTTCAGCGCTCCGGGCTCCATGCCACGCAGCTGGCCGCGGAGGTCCTCCACGAGCTGCGTCAGCCCCTGCTCGGAGTGAAGGCCTACGCGCAGCTCCTCGCCGAGGACGGCGGCTCCACCGGCCCCTTGCGCCTGCTGATGGCCCAGGTGGAGCGGATGGAGCAGATTGTCTCCGACTTCATCCGGCTCGCCAGCGAGCGCCCCGCGCCGCAGCAACGCCTGTCCCTGGCCGCGCCCATCTGGGCCGCCGCGAAGCTCTTCAGCGTCAACCCGGATTCGGCGCGGATGTCGCTCGAGGTCGAGGCCCCCGAGGACATCTTCGTCCAGGGCAACGCGCGGCTCATCGAGCAGCTCACGCTGAACCTGCTCAACAACGCGCGCGACGCCATGTCCGGACGTGGGCGCGTCAAGGTGGTGCTCACCGTCGAGGGCTCGGCGCCCGTGCTGTACGTGGCGGACTGGGGGCCCGGCATCCCCGACGAGCTGCGCGAGAAGATCTTCGAGCCGTACGTCACCGCGAGCAAGCGAGGCACGGGCCTGGGCCTGTCCGTGTGCCGGCGCATCGCGCAGGAGCACGATGCACGCATCGACCTGGCGCCGCAGGGAGCGCTGCGCGACGTGCCTCCTCCGGCCACGGTGTTCCGTGTGCTCTTCCCTGCTTCCGGGGTGGCGCCCGGGCGTCGCAAGCGGCTGCTCGTGGTGGATGACGAGACCATCATCCGCATGGTGTTCCGCGACCTGATGGGCAAGGAATGCGAGGTCATCGAAGCGGCGAGCGGCGAGGAGGCGCTGGACCTCCTGCGCGACGCGCCCGTGGACCTCATCGTCACGGACAAGAACCTGCCGGGCCTGTCCGGCCTGGAGCTCGCGCAACAGGCGCGCAGGCTGTCCGCCTCGTCACGCGTCATCCTGATGACGGGCTATCCCTCGCTGGTGACGACGCAGCAGGCGCTGGAGCTGGGCGTGGTGGACTACCTGCTCAAGCCCTTCGACGACATCCGCGAGGTGCGCTCCCTCATCCGCTCCACGTTGGCCGCGCCGCCTCCGCAGCCGAGTGTGGTGGCCCAGGTCAAACGGGTGGACGTGTTGGAGGACAACCCGGCCACCGCGGCGCAGATTGTCGAGGCGTTGGAGCTGGCCGGACTGGAAGCCCGCGTGCTGCCGACCTCGGAGCTCATCGCGTTGGAGCCTCCCGCGGGCGTGGTGGTGAGCTGGGACTTCACGCCGGCCTATGGGCGCAAGGCGTTGGAGCTGGGCAAGGCCCTGGCCCAGGGCGCGCCCTTCGTGGTGCTCGCCGAGCACCTCACCATGGAGACCGCGCTGGAGTCGCTGCGCGCGGGGGCGGCGGCGTGCCTGCCCAAGCTGCTGTCCGACACCACGGCGCTCAGTCGAGAGCTGACCCGCGCATTCAAGAAAGGCGTCCCATGA